The DNA window ACCCGGACCAGGTCCGGCGAGCGCGGAACCTTACCGCTGTTGCGGCAGGCTTGTACGCGCTACGGCGGCACATTGTTCCCGATGTGACTGAGGCGACATCAAAGTAGGGGCACCGGCCTCTGGATCATTGTCGGCGCGCCGGAAGCATTCCCTGTTTCCGCGCGCCTGGCGGACAGACGCTAACCTCTCGACAGGCCCGGCGACCTTACCCGGGCCCCTCGTCCGACCCTGGAGCCAACCCCATGAGCTTTGCCCGCGTCCGAGCGCTCGTCCTCGTCGGCGTGCTCGCCGTGGCAGCGGTGGTCTTCGTCGTTGTCGCGCTGGTGCGTGACACCCAGGGCGACCTCGCCGACGGCAGCGACTGCCCGGCGGGCGCCCCGCTCGCCGACGTCCTGCTTCCGGACGACCCGGCCGAGGTGACCATCAAGGTGCTCAACGGCACGAACCGGGCCGGCCTGGCGGAGAGCGTCACCAACGAGTTCAAGAACCGGCGCTTCACCGTCAAGGACCCGGCCAAGAGCAAGACGAAGTTCAAGGAAGTCGCCGAGATCAAGTACGGGCCGGAGGCGGTCGGCCGGGCCCAGCTGCTCCGGGCGTACTTCCTGGCGCAGTCGAAGATGACGTACGACCCGAAGCGCAAGGGCGCGGTGATCGACGTCGTCATCGGCGACCAGTTCCAGCAGCTGGCCACGACCACCGAGGTCAACCAGTCGCTGGTCGAGATCGGGGAGCCCACGCTGCCGCCGGGCTCCTGCCTCAAGCCGGCCGCCGAGGCCGCCAAGGACGGGGACTGACCCCGGCCCAGGGACCGCCTGCCACGCCCTAGGGACCACCCGCCGCGTCCAGCTCCACCAGGACGTCGTGCAGAACCGGGAAGAGCGCCGGTGGCGCCGCGACCAGCATCTCCTTGCCGGCCGGCGCACCGGA is part of the Actinoplanes missouriensis 431 genome and encodes:
- a CDS encoding LytR C-terminal domain-containing protein gives rise to the protein MSFARVRALVLVGVLAVAAVVFVVVALVRDTQGDLADGSDCPAGAPLADVLLPDDPAEVTIKVLNGTNRAGLAESVTNEFKNRRFTVKDPAKSKTKFKEVAEIKYGPEAVGRAQLLRAYFLAQSKMTYDPKRKGAVIDVVIGDQFQQLATTTEVNQSLVEIGEPTLPPGSCLKPAAEAAKDGD